A single Roseinatronobacter monicus DNA region contains:
- a CDS encoding glycine-rich domain-containing protein has product MILRYVANFAPTANAGQPQNVPAFTTVTLDGSGSTDPEDNITGYNWTQFAGTSVVLSGANTPTPSFTAPQPTGSSETLSFRLTVTDAFGLTNTSDVTITVTALPGQPAPGTGGTVNEFADPDGARIWRAHTFFGVGALTLPNPTDVEYLIVGGGGGGGGITNVNAAGAGGGGGGGLREGTRSVAAGTLTIRVGTGGVGASCGTACSAGANGGNSEFDGVIAVGGGRGGYLGNSSGAAGGSGGGGRLNAQGIGGAGTSGQGNAGGSGSGDDSFNLAGAGGGGAGTAGQSVTSNTGGDGGAGRSSGIDNTTRFYSGGGAGGGYGTAGGSGGIGGGGGSPAARGPGQPAQANTGGGGGGATGSIEGGAFNGGNGGSGIVVVRYVINTGPTADAGDSATAFAGQPFERLGIVTDPDNNVDENSISWVQTSGTSVDLESNADPHVLRFTSTQPANGAASETLTFQLTATDAFGLSSTDTVTITLQAIAELTATKTAKVFSEDGSDCADLSASAPTEPQNPAAIPGACIAYLVSVENTGPVAAQGINLIDALPASLTLRGAALTSGWGTETTLDFTPDCTGADCTVEITSGVINADTTATLTIRATIN; this is encoded by the coding sequence GTGATCCTGCGTTATGTCGCAAATTTTGCGCCGACAGCGAATGCAGGTCAGCCCCAAAACGTGCCGGCTTTCACCACCGTCACTCTGGACGGCAGCGGATCGACCGACCCAGAGGACAATATTACCGGATACAACTGGACGCAATTTGCAGGCACCAGCGTCGTCCTGAGCGGAGCGAACACACCAACCCCCAGCTTCACCGCACCCCAGCCCACTGGCAGCAGCGAGACGCTGAGTTTTCGCCTGACTGTCACTGACGCGTTTGGGTTAACCAACACCTCTGATGTCACGATCACCGTCACTGCCCTGCCGGGCCAGCCTGCGCCCGGCACCGGGGGCACAGTGAACGAATTTGCCGACCCGGATGGTGCGCGTATTTGGCGTGCGCACACTTTTTTCGGGGTTGGCGCCCTGACCTTGCCGAATCCGACCGATGTCGAATACCTGATTGTCGGCGGCGGCGGCGGCGGCGGCGGCATAACCAATGTCAACGCGGCTGGCGCTGGCGGTGGCGGTGGCGGCGGGTTGCGAGAGGGCACACGCTCGGTCGCGGCGGGAACGCTCACGATCAGAGTCGGCACGGGTGGCGTGGGCGCAAGTTGTGGGACGGCATGTTCTGCTGGGGCAAATGGCGGCAATTCTGAGTTTGACGGAGTAATCGCAGTTGGTGGCGGTCGCGGGGGGTATCTGGGGAATAGTAGCGGTGCTGCCGGTGGTTCAGGGGGGGGCGGTCGATTGAACGCTCAAGGCATTGGTGGTGCCGGGACATCTGGACAAGGCAATGCAGGCGGAAGCGGGTCTGGGGACGACAGTTTCAATCTTGCCGGTGCAGGGGGCGGTGGGGCTGGCACTGCGGGCCAATCTGTCACTTCAAATACCGGTGGCGATGGCGGGGCTGGTCGGTCCAGCGGAATTGACAATACAACTCGATTCTATTCCGGTGGCGGTGCCGGTGGGGGGTACGGCACTGCAGGTGGGTCTGGTGGAATTGGCGGTGGGGGCGGTTCCCCTGCAGCACGGGGACCGGGACAACCTGCGCAAGCCAACACTGGCGGCGGCGGCGGCGGCGCAACGGGCTCAATCGAAGGCGGAGCATTTAACGGTGGGAATGGTGGCAGCGGCATCGTGGTGGTCCGCTATGTCATCAACACCGGCCCTACGGCTGATGCGGGCGACAGTGCGACGGCCTTTGCCGGACAGCCGTTCGAGCGGCTGGGCATTGTCACAGACCCTGACAACAATGTTGATGAAAACAGTATAAGCTGGGTACAGACCAGCGGCACCTCCGTGGACCTTGAGAGCAATGCTGATCCGCATGTGCTCCGCTTTACGTCCACCCAGCCCGCCAATGGTGCCGCCAGTGAAACGCTGACCTTCCAGCTCACCGCGACTGATGCCTTCGGCCTGAGCTCGACCGACACGGTCACGATCACCCTTCAAGCCATCGCAGAGTTAACAGCCACCAAGACGGCCAAGGTCTTTTCAGAAGACGGCAGCGATTGTGCGGACCTTAGCGCGTCCGCCCCGACCGAGCCGCAAAATCCCGCCGCGATCCCCGGTGCCTGCATTGCGTATCTGGTCAGCGTCGAGAATACTGGCCCCGTTGCAGCACAAGGTATCAACCTGATAGATGCCTTGCCCGCAAGCCTGACGCTGCGAGGCGCGGCACTAACATCAGGCTGGGGCACGGAAACAACGCTGGATTTCACACCGGACTGTACCGGCGCAGACTGCACGGTTGAGATCACGAGCGGCGTCATCAACGCGGATACGACAGCAACACTCACCATCCGCGCGACGATCAACTGA